From a single Pigmentibacter ruber genomic region:
- the coaE gene encoding dephospho-CoA kinase (Dephospho-CoA kinase (CoaE) performs the final step in coenzyme A biosynthesis.): MAKKIVITGGIGSGKSLLSKMLAKRGYCVWDADIISREVLFYPAVQARIKSIFGEEVFVSNGILNREFVRNLIFSDPKLKKLFEKIMHPAMNEHFNLKFQSINKLAPTAWVFYEASLILELNRKADFDFCIVVTAQEDIKLSRLKENRNLDEVAAKKIMASQMPDNEKISYADYVIDNSSSIENLEKNVEKLIHLLTLKLCV, encoded by the coding sequence ATGGCAAAAAAAATAGTAATAACTGGTGGAATTGGATCAGGAAAGTCATTGCTATCAAAAATGCTTGCAAAACGCGGATATTGTGTTTGGGATGCAGACATTATTTCGCGCGAGGTTTTGTTTTATCCAGCAGTTCAAGCTAGAATAAAATCTATTTTTGGTGAAGAAGTTTTTGTAAGCAATGGAATTTTGAATAGAGAATTTGTTAGAAACCTTATATTTTCTGATCCTAAACTAAAAAAATTATTTGAAAAAATTATGCATCCGGCTATGAATGAGCACTTTAATTTAAAATTTCAATCAATAAATAAGTTGGCTCCTACAGCATGGGTTTTTTATGAAGCTTCTTTAATTTTAGAACTTAATAGGAAAGCGGATTTTGATTTTTGTATTGTAGTCACTGCGCAAGAAGATATAAAATTAAGTAGATTAAAAGAAAATAGAAATTTAGATGAAGTTGCTGCAAAAAAAATTATGGCATCACAAATGCCTGATAATGAAAAAATTTCCTATGCAGATTATGTTATTGACAACTCTTCATCTATTGAAAATCTCGAAAAAAATGTAGAAAAACTAATTCATTTATTAACTTTAAAATTATGTGTTTAA
- a CDS encoding alkyl/aryl-sulfatase has product MKKPLQPPKYNNQSKPPSNFTINYQEQQKSTLPFSDRRDYEESIKGLLAKPNDRFIKGSNGNIIWDFHFYDFLKTLTNTSSIHPSLYRQAVLNMEYGLFEVIPNKIYQIRGYDLANLTAIRTQNGWILIDVLTSKETAQAALNLLNNYFGTLPIKAVIYSHSHSDHFGGVHGVINENDARNGSIKVIAPKGFMEAAVSENVYAGNAMNRRLFYQYGLYLPRNEQGHVDQAIGKMTSAGTVGLIAPNYIVTNNFETMIIDGVKLEFQNTPGTEAPAEMNIYFPELKAFWAAENITSTVHNIYTLRGALVRDALSWSKHINESLYRYGKQAEVMFASHNWPKWGNARIQEYMRTQRDVYANLNNGVLNLANKGVTINQIHNEYKPPKSLQNQWAARSYHGSVAHNSRAVINRYLGYWDANPATLLPLSPKDSAPLYVEMMGGAEKIMLKANQLSNEGKYFFAAEILNKLIYAQPQNTEAKFLLADVFEQIGYQQESTSLRNSFLAASLELRTGIPSGGKGKSTSTDMIAAMPTELWFDYMAIRLNSAKAEGKNYIINLTTPDNNEKFVIELSNSSLTNIKGFLADNPHLSMTINRADLEEIITGKSTFATKIKEGKLIVTGDKEILAQINSMLDKFEPNFEILPGTANISNTRS; this is encoded by the coding sequence ATGAAAAAACCTTTGCAACCTCCAAAGTATAACAATCAATCTAAACCCCCCTCAAACTTCACAATAAATTATCAAGAACAACAAAAATCAACTTTACCTTTTAGTGATCGTAGAGACTATGAGGAATCTATTAAAGGGCTATTAGCAAAGCCGAACGATAGGTTTATAAAAGGGAGTAATGGGAATATTATTTGGGATTTTCATTTTTATGATTTTTTAAAGACATTAACTAATACAAGTAGCATTCATCCTTCTTTATACAGACAGGCTGTACTAAATATGGAATATGGATTATTTGAAGTTATTCCAAACAAAATTTATCAAATAAGAGGATATGATTTAGCAAATTTAACTGCTATTAGAACACAAAATGGTTGGATATTGATAGATGTGTTAACATCCAAGGAAACCGCTCAAGCGGCATTAAATTTATTAAATAATTACTTTGGAACTCTTCCCATAAAAGCAGTTATATACTCTCACTCACATAGCGATCATTTTGGAGGAGTGCACGGTGTAATTAATGAAAATGACGCTCGAAATGGAAGTATTAAGGTCATAGCTCCCAAAGGATTTATGGAGGCAGCAGTTTCCGAAAATGTTTATGCAGGAAATGCAATGAACAGGAGACTGTTTTATCAATATGGTCTTTATCTCCCAAGAAATGAGCAAGGACATGTAGACCAGGCCATTGGAAAAATGACTTCAGCAGGTACAGTTGGTTTAATTGCTCCAAATTACATAGTAACAAATAATTTTGAAACTATGATAATTGATGGGGTTAAACTAGAATTTCAAAACACACCAGGAACCGAAGCCCCTGCTGAAATGAATATTTATTTCCCTGAATTAAAAGCATTTTGGGCAGCTGAAAATATTACAAGTACTGTTCATAATATTTATACTTTAAGAGGAGCATTAGTAAGAGATGCATTAAGTTGGTCAAAACATATTAATGAATCTTTGTACAGATATGGAAAACAAGCTGAAGTGATGTTTGCTTCACACAATTGGCCCAAATGGGGTAACGCACGTATTCAAGAATATATGCGGACACAACGAGACGTTTACGCTAATTTAAATAATGGTGTTTTAAATTTAGCAAATAAAGGTGTAACAATTAATCAAATTCATAACGAATATAAGCCACCTAAAAGTCTGCAAAATCAATGGGCTGCTAGAAGTTACCATGGTTCTGTAGCGCATAATAGTCGCGCTGTAATCAATCGTTATCTTGGATACTGGGATGCTAATCCCGCCACATTGTTACCTTTGTCTCCAAAAGATTCTGCCCCTCTTTATGTTGAAATGATGGGTGGAGCTGAAAAAATAATGCTAAAAGCAAACCAGTTATCTAATGAAGGAAAATACTTTTTTGCAGCAGAAATTTTAAATAAGTTAATTTATGCTCAACCACAAAATACAGAAGCAAAATTTTTATTAGCTGATGTATTTGAACAAATTGGCTATCAACAAGAAAGCACAAGCCTAAGAAATAGTTTTTTAGCAGCTTCTCTAGAACTCAGAACTGGAATTCCTTCAGGTGGAAAAGGAAAATCTACAAGTACAGATATGATAGCAGCTATGCCAACTGAGCTTTGGTTCGACTATATGGCAATTCGTTTAAATAGTGCAAAAGCAGAAGGAAAAAACTATATAATTAACTTAACTACACCTGATAACAATGAAAAATTTGTTATAGAATTAAGCAATTCTTCTCTAACAAATATTAAGGGTTTTTTAGCTGATAACCCCCACCTTTCAATGACAATTAATAGGGCTGATTTAGAAGAAATTATTACCGGTAAAAGTACTTTTGCAACTAAAATTAAAGAAGGAAAATTAATCGTTACAGGGGATAAAGAAATTTTAGCTCAGATAAATTCAATGCTGGATAAATTTGAACCAAATTTTGAAATTCTTCCTGGTACAGCAAATATATCCAACACAAGAAGTTAA